The nucleotide sequence GAATACCTAATCATATGAATGCAGAAATAAATTAAGATACGCATTGGTATGGATATTCCAAAAGTCAGTACAATACAACCTCCAATTAGTGGAATTCCAATCCATCCTGCAAGTAACGCGATAATAAACCATTTTGCATATTGTGTCTCTTGATAAATTTCTTTTATCATTTTGATTGCCACGTTTTTTGATTAAAGTCTTACAACAATGGTTTTAGCAACTATATCTCCAATACGCTGTCTCTTTTTACTAACCATAATTGAAATCATACCTAGTATATAAGGAGCTGGTCCCAATACATCAATAAATCTAAATAAATTTCTCAGCAGAACTTTTAGCCACCCTGCTTTTTCTCCATTGACTTTTACTACCATTATTTTAGTTATTTTCTTTCCTATTGTTTGTCCCAGGATTCCTTCTTGTAATACAAAATAAACTAACCAGAGGAGAATCATAATCATTATAGCTAAAATATTAAATCCCTCTGGACCAACTTCCTGGTTAAAATAGGCAAGATAAGTAGGGTTGAAAAGTAAGGGACTTAAAATTAGTAATTCTATTACACATAAAATTGCTGTATCAATAATTGCTGCGGTTGCTCTTAAGCCCAAGCTTGCTAATTTTAATGTTTGTTTCCCTTCC is from Deltaproteobacteria bacterium and encodes:
- a CDS encoding RDD family protein, whose product is MEGKQTLKLASLGLRATAAIIDTAILCVIELLILSPLLFNPTYLAYFNQEVGPEGFNILAIMIMILLWLVYFVLQEGILGQTIGKKITKIMVVKVNGEKAGWLKVLLRNLFRFIDVLGPAPYILGMISIMVSKKRQRIGDIVAKTIVVRL